Genomic segment of Sulfitobacter faviae:
AATGGATGAAGGGGTAAGTCACCACCCGCCAGATATGCTCGATCGGGTACTGGCCTGCGCCAATCATCGCATCAAAGATCAGCCCCGAAAAACCAAAGTCGCGCACCAGCGCCAGTCGCCAGCCTACGGCAGCGGGGCCGCCCACCAGCCCGGCCTCGGCCAAAGAGAGCACCACCTCGACCCCGGCGATGGCCAGAAACAAAATGACAACCGCGGGCGGCAGCGGGTTCACGGGGGCTGGAGGTCTGGGTCTTGCATGGGCGCTCCTTGACGGGGTTCGCGGCCAGAAGTAAGCCTGCCGCGCAAGACTTTCCAGCCCAGAGGTGCCTCCCGATGTCCGAGACCCAATTCACCCCGCGCGTGTTTTCCGGCATTCAGCCCTCGGGCGACCTGCATTTGGGCAACTACCTCGGCGCGCTGAAACGTTTTGCCAATGCGCAGGAAAAGGGCGTACAATCGATCTACTGCATGGTCGACCTGCATGCGATCACAGTCTGGCAAGACCCGGCGGACCTGAAGAAAAGCACCCGCGAGCTCTGCGCCGGATTCATCGCCTCGGGCATCGACCCCGAAAAATCCATCCTAATCAACCAAAGCCAAGTGCCTGAGCACGCGCAGCTGGCTTGGGTCTTCAACTGCGTCGCGCGCATGGGCTGGATGGGCCGCATGACCCAGTGGAAGGACAAGGCCGGCAAAAACGCCGAAGCCGCCTCGCTGGGGCTTTTCGCCTACCCCGCGCTGATGGCCGCCGACATCCTGATCTACCACGCCACCCATGTGCCGGTGGGCGAGGACCAGAAACAGCACTTAGAGCTCACCCGCGACATCGCCGCGAAGTTCAACCACGACTACGGCGTCGACTTCTTCCCGCTCACCGAACCGGTGATCGAAGGCGCGGCCACCCGCGTCATGTCTCTGCGCGACGGGTCCAAGAAGATGTCAAAGTCCGACCCCTCGCCCGCGAGCCGCATCAACCTGACCGACGATGCCGACACGATCGCCAAGAAGTTCCGCAAGGCCAAGACCGACCCCGACGCCCTCCCGTCCGAGGCCGAGGGGCTGAAGGACCGCCCCGAGGCGCGCAACCTCGTGAACATCTACGCCGCCCTCAGCGACCGCACCGTCGATCAGGTGCTGGCGGAGGTCGGCGGCCAGCAATTCGGCACCTTCAAGCCTGCGCTGGCGGAACTGGCCGTCTCCAGAATGGGCCCGATCACCGCCGAAATGCAGCGTCTGATGGCCGACCCGGCCGAGATCGACCGCATCCTCGCCCGCGGCGCGGAACAGGCGCGCGAGATCACCGCCCCGATCCTCAAACGCACCTATGAGATCGTCGGCATGGTCGGCTAACCACCAAAAACCCTAGCGCCCCCCAAAGGCGCTAGGGCCACCCCAAGCCCCCGCTTTCCACCCAAAGCGCCCCCTTCCCCCCCTTCATCCTTTCTCAAATACCAAATCCCGCACCCACCTCACGCGCCACCGCCCGCGTGAGCCCCCGCGCCATGGACAATCCCGCCGCCCTGCGCCACCTTCCCCGCAAGGATGAAGGGGAGCACAAGATGACCACAGGTTTTTTCTGGGACGAACGCTGCTTTTGGCACGCAGGGGGCAACTACGTCTTTACCACGCCGGTGGGCGGGCTGGTGCAGCCCCTCGCCGCCGGGGCCTGCCGGAAAACCCCGAGACCAAGCGCCGGATGAAGAACCTGATGGAGGTGACGGGGCTCTTCGCCGAACTCGACACCCGCAGCGCCGCCCCCGCCAACCGGGAGGCTTTGGCGCGGGTGCATCCCGAAACCTATCTTGATGACTTCAAGCGCCTCTCGGATGCGGGGGCGGTGAGCTGGGCCATGCGGTGCCCTTCGCCCGTGGCGGCTATGAACTGGCCGCGCTCTCTGCCGGGCTGTCCATCGCCGCCGTCGATGCCGTGGCGCGGGGCGAGCTTCAGAACGCCTATGCCCTCAGCCGCCCGCCGGGGCATCACTGCCTGCCGGACCTGCCCAACGGTTTCTGCCTTCTCGCCAATATCGCCATCGCCATCGAAGCCGCGCAGGCCAAGGGGCTGGCAAAGCGCGTCGTCGTGCTGGATTGGGACGTGCATCACGGCAATGGGACCGAGGCGATCTATTATGACCGCGATGACGTGCTGACCATCTCGCTCCACCAAGAGGGGAATTACCCCATCGACACCGGCGGCCTGAAAGATCGCGGACGCGGGGCGGGCGAAGGCTATAACATCAACCTACCGATGCACGCAGGCTCGGGCCATACCGCCTACCTCCACGCGATGGACCGCGTGGTGATCCCAGCGATCGAGGCTTTCGCCCCCGACATGATCATCGTCGCCTGCGGCTATGACGCGGCGATCATCGACCCGCTGGCGCGAATGCAGGCCACCGCCGAAACCTTTGCCGAGATGACCAAACGCATTCGCAGCACCGCTGAGCGGCTTTGCGATGGCAAGCTGGTGCTGGTGCATGAGGGCGGCTATTCCGAGGCCTATGTCCCCTTCTGCGGCCATGCCACCATCGCCGCGCTGAGCGGCAGCGAGATTGACGCGCCGGACCCGATGGCGCGGTCGCTGAATGCGCGCCAACCCTCGCCCGCCTTTGATGCCTTCCTCCGCCAGTCGATTGACGATATGGCGCAGCAACTGGACCTGTAAGAGACCCCGATGCCCGTAGCTGATCCTTCCGCCCTCGCCTTTTTGCAAAACCGCCGCTCGCGCCCGGCCAAGACACTGGGCCTGCCGGTGCCCGATGCCAAGGCCCTGCGCCCGCTTCTGACCGCCGCCGCGCGCACGCCGGATCATGGCAAGTTGGAGCCCTGGCGTTTCGTGGTCATCGACCGTGCCGCAATGGCGCGTTTGGCAGAGGTGGTCGAGACACGCGGCGCGGCGCTTGGCCTTGGGGCCGAGGACATCACCAAAGGGCGCGGGCAGTTCGATCAGGGCAACCTCGCCGTGGCGGTGATCGAGGTGCAAAAACCCTCTTCCAAAATTCCGCCGCTGGAGCAGACCTATTCCGCCGGGGCGGTTTGCCTCGCGCTTCTGAATGCCGCCCTCGCCGCAGGCTGGGGCGCCAATTGGCTCAGCGGTTGGCCCGCCCATGACCGGGGTTTCATGGAAGAGGGCTTGGCCCTCGCCCCGCATGAGCGCATCGCGGGCATCATTCACATTGGCACCGAAACCACCGCCCCGCCGGAGCGTCCGCGCCCGGACATCGACGGGATCACCACATGGCTGTAGGCGCGATCTTCAGGTCATTCACCCGGGCGCTTGGCCAATTGGGCGATGCGCGCTTTCGCAAGGTGGTGCTCTTGGGCGTGGGCCTGTCGCTGGCGCTGCTGATCGCGGCCACGGCGGGCTTTGCCTATCTGGTGGATTGGGTCACCCCCGAAGACGCTTGGCTGCCCGTGCTAGGCGAGGTCAACTGGCTCGACGATTTGCTGAGCTGGAGCGCGCTGATCCTGCTCATGGTGCTGTCAGTCTTTTTGATGGTGCCCGTGGCCTCGGCGATCACCTCGATGTTTCTCGATGAGGTGGCCGATGCGGTGGAAGAGGTGCACTACCCCCATCTGCCCCCCGCGAACCAAGTCAGCATGGGCGACGCCATCCGCGACACGGTCAATTTCATGGGCGTGCTGGTGGGGGCGAACCTGCTGGCGCTGGTGCTTTATCTGCTCTTCGCCCCAGCGGCGCTGTTCATCTTCTGGGGGCTGAACGGGTTTCTGCTGGGGCGGGAGTATTTCACCCTCGCCGCGCTGCGCCGCCACGGGCGGGACGAGACCAAGCGCCTGCGTCGCCGCCATGCGGGCACGATCTGGATGGCCGGGGTGCTGATGGCGGTGCCGCTTTCGGTGCCGCTGCTGAACCTGCTGATCCCGATCCTAGGCGCGGCGACCTTTACCCACCTGTACCATGCGTTGGTGCCGCATTCGGATGCAGCCAGCCTTCGATATCCGCCACGCTGATCCAGCCCGACAGGATGATCGTCGCGCTGATCGCCCAGATGATCGCGGCGACCAGCGTGGTCCACAGCGCCTTACGGCCCAGATGATGCTGCTCGGGCGCGCCCGCATGGGTGCCCGGCACCACCTCGCCCGCGTCGCCTTGGGTTTGCACCCGGATCGGCAGGGCGATCAGGAATGTCATCGACCAGATGACGGCAAAGAGGACGAGCCCCGAAACGATCCCCATGATCAGACCTCCTCAAGCTCGACGAGCGCGCCGTTGAAATCCTTGGGGTGTAGGAACAATACCGGCTTGCCATGCGCCCCGATCTTCGGCTCGCCCGAGCCCAAGACACGCGCGCCGGTGGATTTCAGATGGTCCCGCGCGGCGAGGATGTCTTCGACCTCATAGCAGATGTGGTGGATGCCACCCGCCGGGTTCTTTTCCAGAAAGCCGTTAATTGGGCTGTCTTCGCCCAAGGGATGCAGCAATTCGATCTTGGTATTCGGCAGTTCGATGAAGATCACGGTCACCCCGTGGTCCGGTTCGGCCTGCGGCGCGCCGACCTTGGCCCCAAGCGCGTGGCGATACTGATCCGCCGCCGCTTCGAGATCCGGCACCGCGATGGCCACATGGTTAAGACGTCCGATCATCCTGAATGCTCCTCGTGATTTGCCAGCTTTATGCCCGCCGCCCCGGTAAACAACAATGCGTCACGTTAACGCGTCATTAGCCAACGCGGCGTAACGATGGCGCAGCATTTGTTGTTGGAGGCGATGATGGACGATACCGACCCCTTTGAAAGACCGACCCTCACCCCCACGGCGGAGCGGCCTCTGCTAGGCCTTACCGTTCTGGTGGTCGAAGACAGCCGTTTCGCCTGTGAGGCGATGCGCCTGCTCTGCCTGCGCTCGGGCGCGCGGATCAGACGGGCGGACTGCCTGCGCTCGGCCCGGCGGCATTTGCAGGTCTACCGCCCCAGCGTGGCGCTGGTCGACCTTGGCCTGCCTGACGGCAGCGGGTTGGACCTGATTGCAGAACTCATGCAAAGCACACCCCGGGTCGAGGCGATCATCGCCATCTCGGGCGACAGCCATATGGAGCCTGACGCCCGCGCGGCGGGGGTGGATGGCTTCCTGTCCAAGCCGATCACCTCGCTATCCTCCTTTCAGCAAGCCATCCTCGCCGCACTGTCCGACGACCGCCGCCCCGGGGGCCGCGCATCCTGCCGGATGAGGATGTCACCCCCGACCGGATCGGTTTCCAAGATGACATTGCCCATATCGCTGACGTGCTGGGGGACGCGCCCGACAATCAAACGCTGGATTACGTCGCGCAATTCCTGTGCGGGGTGGCCCGTTCGGCCAATGATCAACGTTTGGAAGAAGCCGCACGCGCCTTGGCCCATAAACGCGCCCTCGGCCAACCCGCGGGGCCTGAGACCGCAGCCATCACCGGCATGATCCGGCACCGCCTTGCCGAAAAGCTGGCGATCTAGCCTGACGGGTTAAAGCGTCGGATCCCTGGCCACCCGGACAAGGCGGGTCAGATCGCCAAGCCGCTCTTTCTGCTGCCCCTGCTCGTCGAAATTGCCGGGGGCAAGCCAAACCTCGAACGCCTCTTTCAGCGCGGGCCATTCCGTGTCGATCGCGGCGAACCAAGCCGTGTCGCGATTGCGCCCTTTGACGATGGTCGCCTGCCGAAAGACGCCCTCATAACTCAGCCCCAGACGCTGCGCCGCGCGGCGCGACGGACGGTTGAGCGCGTCGCACTTCCACTCGAATCTGCGATAGCCCGCCTCGAAGGCCCATTGCATCATCAGGAATATCGCCTCGGTCGCTGCCGGGGTGCGCTGAAGCGCGGGGCTGAAGTTGATATGGCCCACTTCGATGCTGCCCGCCTCGGGCTTGATCCGCAGGAAACTCGCCACGCCCAGCCATTGGTCCCGCGCGCGGTCTTTCACCGCCATGAAATAGGGATCGGCCTTTCCCGCAGTGTCGCGCACCCAACGGTGGTACTGCGCCGCCGAAGAGAATGGCCCGTAGGGCAGATAATCCCAAACGTGATCCTCCCCCAGATAGGCGGGGTAAAGCAGCGCCGCGTGTTTCTCGGCCGAAAGCGGTTCCAACACCACATGCTGCCCGGTGAGCACCTCTCCCCCGGGCGCGGCGGCTCGGACCAATTCTCAACAAGGGGGCCAACGGGGCGCGGGTCAGATTTACTGTTCATGGAAAAGTTATGCACCGGCGTTTTCGAGCCGCCAAGCTGAATAAACTTGAAATAATCGCATCAGACCCCAGTCTTGGCCTCCAAGCTACACATTGATGCCACAATCAGCCTTCAGCATCGTCGCAACCGCAAAGACCCGGGAGGGTGAGATGAGCCAGCAGCACAGAAAGGACAGCGCGACACCCGCAAAGCCGGTCGACTGGATCGTTGTGGGCGCGAATGCGCTTGGGCTGGTCGTCGTCGCCTTGGCCGCATTTCACGCGCAAACCGGCGGGCTGTTCCAAGAGGTTGCCAGCCAAGCGGCGCAGGGAACGGTCTTCTAAGGCGGGAACCTGCCGGTGGCTGCGGCGTTAGCCACAGGTAACACCAAAGGATTTCCCCATGCCCTCCATCTATGACGCGATCAAAGAAGATCATGATGAACACCGCGCCCTGCTGAACACCATTGCCGACACCGAAGGCGACAGCGCCGAGCGCCGCAAAGCTTGGGATCGCTTTTACCATGACGTGAAATCCCACGCCGCCGCCGAGGAAGAGACCTTTTATTCCACGCTGATGTCCGAAACATGGGGCCAAGATCACGCCCGCCATTCGGTGCATGAGCACCAACAGCTTGACGACATCATGGAGGAATTGCGCGAAACCGATATGTCCTCTTCGGCTTGGCTGACTCGTTTCAAGCAGCTCAAGCATGATTACGAGCATCACATGGATGAGGAAGAAGACGAGCTTTTCACCCGTGCCAAGAAGGTTATCGGCGAGGAACAGAACGACGCCTTCGGCGACAAGTTCCTGAAGCGTAAGGAAAAGGAAGCCAAACTCATCGAGGAAAAGCGCGAAGACAGCCTTGAGGATTGACCCAAACCGCTCTTCCCTGCTAAATGTGTTCCCTTAACGTTCTTGTGGATATCCAGCCCCGCCGGGCAGGTTGCGGTTGCAAGAAAGCCCGAGGGAACGCAATATATTGGATATGAGCGATAATCCATCACAAGACCTACGCGACTTTCTGGGGAAAGACCGGTTTGGATGCGTCATGGCGGACCCGCCGTGGCGCTTTACCAACCGCACCGGAAAGGTCGCGCCCGAGCATAAGCGCTTGGCCCGTTATCCCACGATGACGGTTGAGGATATCTGCGCCCTGCCCGTGGCCGATCACCTCGAAGACCGCGCGCATTGCTACATGTGGGTGCCAAATGCGCTGCTGCCCGAAGGGTTGCAGGTGCTCAAGGCTTGGGGGTTTGAGTATAAATCCAACATCATCTGGCACAAAATCCGCAAGGATGGCGGCAGTGATGGGCGCGGCGTGGGTTTTTACTTCCGCAATGTGACCGAGATTTTGCTGTTCGGCGTGCGTGGTAAGAACGTGCGCACGCTCGACGCCGGGCGGCGGCAGGTGAACATGCTGCAAACCCGCAAGCGCGAGCATTCGCGCAAGCCGGATGAGCAATATGACCTGATCGAAAGCTGCTCTTGGGGCCCCTACCTCGAACTCTTCGGGCGCGGCGTGCGCGAGGGTTGGACCGTTTGGGGCAATCAGGCCGAGGCGGATTACAAGCCCGATTGGAAGACCTACAGCTACAATTCCAGTGTCGCGGCTGAGTAATCTGGCGCGGCGCATCGACGACGCGGTTTTCGACGACGACAGGCTCGTCGAAGATCTGCTGCCCGCCGATCTGCGCGACCGCTATTCCGTCACCAGCTACCGCAGCGCCGCCGCCGTGCTGCAACAACGCGCGCCCGAGGAATTGGCCGCGATCATCCGCGTGCTGCGCCAATTCACCATCAGCCGCGATGAAATCCGCGCGCCGGGGGGCAACCGCATGTCGGCCACCACCCGTTTCGCGCAATATGCCGCAGCCGAGAATTTCCACGAAGAGGTGCGCATCAAGGCCGACCTGCTGGTGCAACTCACCGCCGGCAAAGGCGACAGCGCGCCCGAGGTTGACCGCATCATCCGCGAAGACTTCATCCACAACCATATGGTCGATTTCTGGCGCGGCCGGGTGGCGTTCGACTATGAGTGGAACAGCAAGGACCAGACCTATGACCGCGACCTTTACGCCTTTCGCAGCTTCTTCGAAGCGGGGGTGATCGACGTGGGCGTCATTGTCACGCGCGAACTGTCGAACGATTTTTTCAAATCGCTCGGCAATTGCTTGGACAAATTCGGCAATGAGACCGACAAGACCGTCAGCGCGAAATTCGGGGCCAGCACCACCGGCACCCACAAGCTGATCAGCCGCATCGCCGCCGGGCGTAGCGGCGGCTGCCCGGTTCTGGTGCTGGGCATCCTACCGGGCAATATCACCCCCGACTGAGCCGGGGGCGAGATTTCAGTCAGACAGGATCACTCCTGCGGGATGACCCGCAGCCCCAGTTCCATCAGCTGATCGCTGCTGGGCTCGGAAGGGGCGTTCATCATCAGGTCTTCGGCGCGCTGGTTCATCGGGAAGAGGATGACTTCGCGGATGTTTTGCTCTTCGGCCAGCAGCATGACGATACGGTCGATGCCCGCGGCACAGCCACCGTGGGGCGGCGCGCCGTATTGGAAGGCGTTGACCATGCCGCCAAAGCGCTTGCGCACCTCGTCTTCGCCGTAGCCCGCGATCTCAAAGGCTTTGAACATGATCTCCGGCTTGTGGTTCCGGATCGCGCCCGAAACCAGCTCGTAGCCGTTGCAGGCGAGGTCATATTGATAGCCCAGCACCTTGAGCGGATCGCCCTCCAGCGCTTCCATCCCGCCTTGGGGCATGGAGAAGGGGTTGTGTTCGAAGTCGATCTTGCCGGTCTCTTCGTCGCGCTCGTAGATCGGGAAATCCACGATCCATGCAAAGGCGAAACGCTCCTTGTCGGTGAGGTTCAACTCCTCGCCGATGACGTTACGCGCGCGGCCCGCGACGGCCTCAAAGCTCTTCGGCTTGCCGCCGAGGAAGAAGGCCGCGTCGCCGACACCCAGACCCAATTGCTGGCGGATCGCTTCGGTGCGCTCAGGCCCGATGTTCTTGGCCAACGGGCCTGCCGCTTCCATGCCGCTGCCCTGATCGCGCCAGAAGATATAGCCCATGCCGGGCAGACCTTCCTTCTGCGCGAAGGCGTTCATGCGATCGCAGAACTTGCGGCTGCCGCCTGTGGGCGCGGGAATGGCGCGGATTTCGGTGCCTTCCTGCTCAAGCAGTTTGGCAAAGATCGCGAAGCCGGAATCGCGGAAGTGCTCGCTCACCACCTGCATCTTGATCGGGTTGCGCAGGTCGGGCTTGTCGGAGCCATACCAAAGCGCGGCGTCCTTGTAGGAAATCTGCTCCCAAGTCTCGTCGACCTTCTTGCCGCCGCCGAACTCTTCGAAGATGCCTGCGATCACCGGCTGGATCGTGTCGAAGACGTCCTGCTGCGTGACAAAGGACATCTCCATGTCGAGCTGGTAGAAATCGGTGGGCGAGCGGTCGGCGCGCGGGTCCTCGTCGCGGAAGCAGGGCGCGATCTGGAAGTATTTGTCAAAGCCCGAGACCATGAGCAGCTGTTTGAACTGCTGCGGCGCCTGCGGCAGGGCGTAGAACTTGCCCGGATGCAGACGCGACGGCACGAGGAAGTCGCGCGCGCCCTCGGGGGAGGAAGCGGTGATGATCGGCGTCTGGAACTCGCGGAAGTTCTGATCCCACATGCGCTTGCGGATCGAGGCCACCACGTCAGAGCGCAGCGCCATGTTCTTTTGCATCTTCTCCCGGCGCAGGTCGAGGTAGCGATAGCGCAGACGTGTCTCCTCGGGGTATTCCTGATCGCCAAAGACCTGAAGCGGCAGTTCCGCGGCAGAACCCAAGATTTCGATGTCGCGCGCGTAGACTTCGATCTCGCCCGTGGGCAGCTTGGGGTTCACAAGGCTCTCGTCGCGCGCCTTGACGGTGCCGTCGATGCGCACACACCACTCCGCGCGGACCTTCTCCATCTCGGCGAAGGCCGGGCTGTCGGGGTCGCAGATCACCTGCGTGATGCCGTAATGGTCGCGCAGGTCCAGAAAGAGCACACCGCCGTGATCCCGCACCCGGTGCACCCAGCCGGACAGGCGCACATTGTCACCCTTGTTCTCAAGGCTCAGATCGGCACAGGTATGGCTGCGATAGGCGTGCATGATGGTCCCTTCCTAGGGCTATTTCAGGTTTCGCGCAGGTACACCGTTTGACGGTCGGGAAGTCAAGACTTTGCTGCCACGCGCCCCTACAATAATAGGAGGTTTCCGCGCCTAGCCCCCAGCCGGAGTCCTGCGCGATCCCGCTTTGAGAGGTCAGCTAGAGCGCAAGTGCATCCAAAAGCTGCTCTCTTTTCGCTTCTGCCTTTGGGATCGATTGGGTGATCTGGCCGCGCTGCATGACGTGGAAATGATCCGCGTTGTTATAGGCAAAATCAAAGTTCTGCTCGACCAGCACGATGGCCAACTCCCCCGATCGCGCAGAAGCCGGATGGTGCGGCCAATCATCTGGATGATATTGGGCTGAATCCCCTCGGTGGGTTCATCCAACAGCAGCACGCTGGGCCGCGCGATGAGCGCGCGGGCAATGGAAAGCTGCTGTTGTTGCCCGCCCGAAAGGTCCCCCCGCGCCGGGTCTTCATTTCAGCGAGGACGGGGAAAAGATCGAAAATCTCATCCGGGATCCTACGCTCGGACTTGGGCAGGCAGGCAAAGCCCGTCTCAAGGTTCTCTTGCACGGTCATCAGCGGAAAAATCTCACGCCCCTGAGGCACATATCCGACGCCCGCCTTGGCCGAGAGCGCCGCACGCCCCGGTTGCAATTCCACGCCATCAAGCCTGATCCTCCCGTCTGAGAAAGGGTGCCGCCCGGCGATGGCTTTCAGCAGGCTCGTCTTGCCGACCCCATTCGTGCCGGTCACGCAAGTCACCTGCCCCACGGGCGCGTTCAAGGTGATGTCATGGAGGATCTGGGATTGCCCGTATTTCAGGCTCAGGTTCTCAATCTCCAGCATCGCTGCGCCCCAAATAAACGTCAATTACAGTCTGATTGTTGGTCACATGATCCAGTGACCCTTCGGCCAGCACCGATCCTTCGTGCAATACGGTCACCTTGCAGTTCAGCCGCCGCACGAACTCCATATCATGCTCCACCACGATAACGGCGCGAGTCTCGGCCGCCTTTCTCAGGATGTCGGTGGTGTGCTCGCGCTCATGCGCGGTCATGCCTGCGGCGGGTTCATCCACCAGCAGCAGGCGCGGCGATTGCGCAAGCAGCATCCCGATCTCCAGCCATTGTTTTTGCCCATGGCTCAACTCTCCGGCAGGGCGGGAGAGATGGGCGGTGAGGTTGATCTCATCGGCGATCTGTTCAAGCCGCGCGGCCCCCTCTGCACTCTTGCGATAGAACAGGACCGAGAAGGTGCCCCGCGGGTTCTTGAGCGCCATGGCAAGGTTTTCGCGCACGCTTTGCGCCTCGAAAACCGTGGGCTTTTGAAACTTGCGCCCGATCCCCAGCATGGCGATCTGGCTTTCCGACAGACCAATGAGCGAGCGGCTGTCTTCGCCGAAACGAATATAGCCCTCATCCGGCTTCGTCTTGCCGGTGATGATATCCATGAAAGTTGTTTTGCCCGCCCCATTGGGGCCAATGACGGCCCGCAACTCCGGCTCCCCGATCTGGAGGCTGAGGTTCTTGATCGCCTGAAACCCGTCAAAGGATTTCGAAATTCCGGACATTTCCAAAAGAGAAGTCATGACTTGCGCACCAGTTTGTCAAAGAGGCCGCCGATGCCCTTGGGCGCAAACAGCGTGATAAGTACAAAGCTGAGACCAAGCAGCACCAGCCACCAGTCGACCCAATGGATCGTATAGACCCCCAGATCGATGCTGGGCGCGCCGCCCCCCGTGAACCAACTGGACAGGAGCGAGACCACCGCCGCCCCGATGACCGCCCCGTAAAGCCGCCCTCGCCCGCCAATGGCGACCCAGACCGCCAGATAGATTGAGGCGATGGGCGCGATCTCAGCCGGGTTGATAATGCCCGCCTGCGGGTAATAGAGCGCGCCCGCGATGCCTGCGACGATGGCGGTGATGGTAAAGACGAAGAGCTTATAGCTTTCCACATGATAGCCAAGGAAACGGACGCGCGATTCATCGTCGCGGACGGCTTGGATGATATTGCCCAGCTTGCTGTCGGTGATCCAAGCGAAGAACAGATAGCCCAATGCGAGCGCCACGGCGGAGCCGAGGAAAAAGACGATTGAGACCACGTCTTGCCCGCTATCGGCGAAACCGGGGATGTTTTGCAGGCCCGACAAGCCGTTGTTGCCCCGCAGCCCGCTGTCGTTCTGGAAGAGGTAAAGCGCCAGCGCCAGCGTCATGGCTTGGGTTAGGATCGACAGGTAGACCCCATTGACGCGGCTGCGGAACGCAAGCCAGCCAAAGACCAGCGCCAGCGCGCCGGAGATCAGCACGACGAAGGCCAATTGAATCCACAGGCTGTCCGCAAAGGCCCAGATCAGCGGAAAGTCGGATGAGCCGACAACCCCGAAAATCTGGTTTCCGATCGCGTCCGATATCTCCTGCGGCGTGGGCGGGATGGTCTGACCGGCGAGGCTGTCGGCCACGATGATCTCGGTGCGCGCATACATGAGCCACATCCCGATAGCGTAGCCCCCGATCCCGAAAAAGGCGAAATGCCCAAGGCTGAGGATGCCGCAATATCCCCAGACCACATCCATCGCGATGGCCACAAGGCACAGGCAAAGGGTCTTGCCCAAGGTCTTGACGAAAGAGGTCGAGACAAGCCCGGTGCCGACCGCTTCGGACATCACCGTGACAAGGGCCGTGAACAGGCCCAGCGCGGCGAGGAAGTAGAGAA
This window contains:
- a CDS encoding nitroreductase family protein, which encodes MPVADPSALAFLQNRRSRPAKTLGLPVPDAKALRPLLTAAARTPDHGKLEPWRFVVIDRAAMARLAEVVETRGAALGLGAEDITKGRGQFDQGNLAVAVIEVQKPSSKIPPLEQTYSAGAVCLALLNAALAAGWGANWLSGWPAHDRGFMEEGLALAPHERIAGIIHIGTETTAPPERPRPDIDGITTWL
- a CDS encoding EI24 domain-containing protein produces the protein MAVGAIFRSFTRALGQLGDARFRKVVLLGVGLSLALLIAATAGFAYLVDWVTPEDAWLPVLGEVNWLDDLLSWSALILLMVLSVFLMVPVASAITSMFLDEVADAVEEVHYPHLPPANQVSMGDAIRDTVNFMGVLVGANLLALVLYLLFAPAALFIFWGLNGFLLGREYFTLAALRRHGRDETKRLRRRHAGTIWMAGVLMAVPLSVPLLNLLIPILGAATFTHLYHALVPHSDAASLRYPPR
- the trpS gene encoding tryptophan--tRNA ligase, which encodes MSETQFTPRVFSGIQPSGDLHLGNYLGALKRFANAQEKGVQSIYCMVDLHAITVWQDPADLKKSTRELCAGFIASGIDPEKSILINQSQVPEHAQLAWVFNCVARMGWMGRMTQWKDKAGKNAEAASLGLFAYPALMAADILIYHATHVPVGEDQKQHLELTRDIAAKFNHDYGVDFFPLTEPVIEGAATRVMSLRDGSKKMSKSDPSPASRINLTDDADTIAKKFRKAKTDPDALPSEAEGLKDRPEARNLVNIYAALSDRTVDQVLAEVGGQQFGTFKPALAELAVSRMGPITAEMQRLMADPAEIDRILARGAEQAREITAPILKRTYEIVGMVG
- a CDS encoding MT-A70 family methyltransferase is translated as MSDNPSQDLRDFLGKDRFGCVMADPPWRFTNRTGKVAPEHKRLARYPTMTVEDICALPVADHLEDRAHCYMWVPNALLPEGLQVLKAWGFEYKSNIIWHKIRKDGGSDGRGVGFYFRNVTEILLFGVRGKNVRTLDAGRRQVNMLQTRKREHSRKPDEQYDLIESCSWGPYLELFGRGVREGWTVWGNQAEADYKPDWKTYSYNSSVAAE
- the aspS gene encoding aspartate--tRNA ligase, with the translated sequence MHAYRSHTCADLSLENKGDNVRLSGWVHRVRDHGGVLFLDLRDHYGITQVICDPDSPAFAEMEKVRAEWCVRIDGTVKARDESLVNPKLPTGEIEVYARDIEILGSAAELPLQVFGDQEYPEETRLRYRYLDLRREKMQKNMALRSDVVASIRKRMWDQNFREFQTPIITASSPEGARDFLVPSRLHPGKFYALPQAPQQFKQLLMVSGFDKYFQIAPCFRDEDPRADRSPTDFYQLDMEMSFVTQQDVFDTIQPVIAGIFEEFGGGKKVDETWEQISYKDAALWYGSDKPDLRNPIKMQVVSEHFRDSGFAIFAKLLEQEGTEIRAIPAPTGGSRKFCDRMNAFAQKEGLPGMGYIFWRDQGSGMEAAGPLAKNIGPERTEAIRQQLGLGVGDAAFFLGGKPKSFEAVAGRARNVIGEELNLTDKERFAFAWIVDFPIYERDEETGKIDFEHNPFSMPQGGMEALEGDPLKVLGYQYDLACNGYELVSGAIRNHKPEIMFKAFEIAGYGEDEVRKRFGGMVNAFQYGAPPHGGCAAGIDRIVMLLAEEQNIREVILFPMNQRAEDLMMNAPSEPSSDQLMELGLRVIPQE
- a CDS encoding BglII/BstYI family type II restriction endonuclease; this encodes MSRLSNLARRIDDAVFDDDRLVEDLLPADLRDRYSVTSYRSAAAVLQQRAPEELAAIIRVLRQFTISRDEIRAPGGNRMSATTRFAQYAAAENFHEEVRIKADLLVQLTAGKGDSAPEVDRIIREDFIHNHMVDFWRGRVAFDYEWNSKDQTYDRDLYAFRSFFEAGVIDVGVIVTRELSNDFFKSLGNCLDKFGNETDKTVSAKFGASTTGTHKLISRIAAGRSGGCPVLVLGILPGNITPD
- the mce gene encoding methylmalonyl-CoA epimerase, translated to MIGRLNHVAIAVPDLEAAADQYRHALGAKVGAPQAEPDHGVTVIFIELPNTKIELLHPLGEDSPINGFLEKNPAGGIHHICYEVEDILAARDHLKSTGARVLGSGEPKIGAHGKPVLFLHPKDFNGALVELEEV
- a CDS encoding DUF1467 family protein, producing MGIVSGLVLFAVIWSMTFLIALPIRVQTQGDAGEVVPGTHAGAPEQHHLGRKALWTTLVAAIIWAISATIILSGWISVADIEGWLHPNAAPTHGTGG
- a CDS encoding hemerythrin domain-containing protein, whose translation is MPSIYDAIKEDHDEHRALLNTIADTEGDSAERRKAWDRFYHDVKSHAAAEEETFYSTLMSETWGQDHARHSVHEHQQLDDIMEELRETDMSSSAWLTRFKQLKHDYEHHMDEEEDELFTRAKKVIGEEQNDAFGDKFLKRKEKEAKLIEEKREDSLED
- the urtD gene encoding urea ABC transporter ATP-binding protein UrtD, coding for MTSLLEMSGISKSFDGFQAIKNLSLQIGEPELRAVIGPNGAGKTTFMDIITGKTKPDEGYIRFGEDSRSLIGLSESQIAMLGIGRKFQKPTVFEAQSVRENLAMALKNPRGTFSVLFYRKSAEGAARLEQIADEINLTAHLSRPAGELSHGQKQWLEIGMLLAQSPRLLLVDEPAAGMTAHEREHTTDILRKAAETRAVIVVEHDMEFVRRLNCKVTVLHEGSVLAEGSLDHVTNNQTVIDVYLGRSDAGD